In the Vogesella sp. XCS3 genome, TGGTTGTGCAGCGGCTTTTTGTCTTTGATCAGCTGCAGCTCCAGCAACAGCGCGCCGAATTCGCCAATGGTTTCCACCCACTCCACGTGGCGGATTTCCTGGCTGATACGCATTTCCTTGTGCTGGCGATGATCACCACTGAAGTGCGACAGCACACGCGTGCGCAAGTTGACGCTTTTGCCCACGTACAGCGGCAGACGTTTCTCGTCAAAAAACAGGTAGACGCCCGGCACATCTGGCAGATTGTCCACCACTTCAGGGGCCAGGCCCGGCGGCACCGACGGCAGCGCCATCAGCTCGCGCGCGGCGTCTTCCACCACGCCCTGGCCCAGGCTGGCCGTGGTCTGGCGCAGAAACTGGTACACCGCCTCGGCGTCGGCCAGCGCACGGTGGCGCTCGGCCAGCACAATGCCGTGACGGGCGATGATGCTGTCCAGGTTGTGCTTGTAATGCTGCGGGTAGAGGCGGCGCGACAGTTTGACGGTGCACAGTACATCGCTGCGAAAGCTCAGGCCTACCCGCTTGAATTCATTCTTCAGAAAGCCGTAGTCAAAGCGTACGTTATGCGCAATGAACAGCCTACCCTGCAGCTTTTCCAGCAGCGCCGGGGCAATGTCGGCAAACGGCGGCGCGGTGGCCACCATGTCGTTACTGATGCCGGTCATCTGTTCGATGAAGGCTGGAATGGTCTGCCCGGGGTTCACCAGGAAGTCGAAGCGCTCTACGTGTTCGCCATCCACCAGGATAACGCCCACTTCGGTGACACGGTCGCGGGTGATATGGCCACCGGTGGTTTCCAGATCCACAATGGCGCAAGGTTGCTCAAACAGCATGAAAATACTCAGGAAAATCAGGGATCAAGCCCGCGCCACGCGTGGGACGGGCAGACTAACACAGCACCACGGCAGGTCAAGTCCCCTGCAGTGCCTGCCATACGCGCCAGGCGACCCAGGCATCGTTGGCCGCATACAGCTGCTGCGCCTCGGACAGCGCGCGCAACGACCAGTTGGACGTGGACTGCTTTTTCGATTTGCGGAAATACTGGCCAAACAGCTGGGCCACGGCCTGTACCGCGCCAATGGTCAGGCGCTTGTCCTCGCACTGGAACAGATTGCCCAGGTCCAGCAAGTTCAGGTCGGTCACACCAAAGCGGTTTTTCAGGTGGGCACGGTCCGAGCTCAGGTCAAAGCCTGCCAGCGTCAGGCCGGGGCGCGACAGCAGTGCGGCCAACGGTGCCGGCATCGGGCCTTCGCCCAGCGGAAACAGCCAGCCATGGTCGGCGCTGGCCAGCTGCACCAGATGCGGCCCGGTGGGCTTCTGGCCCTTGTGGAAGGTTGGCCGCGACTCGGTATCGAACCCCAGCACGTCGTGGGCTTGCAGGGCGGCTACCGCGGCCAGCAAGCCTGCCTCGTCCTGCACCAGGGTGATCTGCGACAGCGTCAAACCGGCAAACGGCGGCAGCGCCTTGATTTCGTCTTTGGGGAGATGGCGGGTAATCTTCATGGGGCAATACGGTAGCGCAGAACGGGCGCCATAGCGATAGCCCATGGCTAAAAATGTACCGCTGGCCGTACAGGCTAGCGCGTGGCCGGGCCACTACCGGCAGGTAATGCGGCCAGATAGTCGGCCACTTCCTGCTGTATCCAGGCAGCAAAGACTTCCTGCTTGTGGCGGGCACTTTCCCGCGGTGGCCACACCAGCCAGCAGGGGTGAGGATACGGCGCCACGATATCGGTGACTTGCACCAGCCGGCCGGTGTCCAGATCGCGCTGCACCAGGCTACGCCGCTCCAGCGTAATGCCCTGCCCTTGCCGCACCATCTCCAGAATCAGGTTGGAATCGTTAATCCACAACAGGGCTTCACCTGGCTCCTCGATGCCGGCGAGCTGGCACCACGGCTGCCAGCTTTCTACCGAGCGGATCAAGGGGCCGGCCATCACTTGTTGCGGCGTCTGCGGCAGCCGCCCTGCATTGAAACCGGGCGCGGCGACCATCAGTAATTGGTCGTCGAACAGCCTCAGCTGCTGCAAGCCTTCCCAATTGCCCTGCCCGATACGGATGCCTACGTCCACCAGACCCTGGCGCAGATCAAGAATATCCAGGCTGGCACGGATACTAACGCGGTAGTGCGGATGCAGCGCCTGAAAGCGGTGCAGCCGTGGCAGCAGCCACTGCGCGCCAAAAGATGGCAACACCGCCACCGCCAGGTCGCCTTCGCGCGGCCTGGCCTGGATCAATCGGGTAGCTTCGCCCAACTCGGCCAAGCCGCTACGGATCTGCAAGGCGTAAATGCGCCCCTCCTCCGTCAGCCGCAGGCCACGGCCTTCACGCACAAACAGGGTGATGCCCAGCAGGTCCTCCAGCAAGCGAATCTGCTGGCTGATGGCCGAATGGGTGACGTGCAACTCCTCGGCCGCACGCGTAATGCTGCCCAGGCGCGCAACGGCTTCAAAGCTGCGTAGCGCAGTGAGGGGTGGAAGGTTCTTCATGTAAGCAAAACTAACATTTCCCGGAAGAATTAATCAATTTTCCTTTGTTTCTCATAGGCTTAAAGTAGTAACACTACTGGGAGGGAAACACAATGGAACATGTACTACATCTGACGCTACACGCGAGGGAGTTGTTGGTGCTACAACTGGTGCGCCCCTGCCAGGTGCGTGCGCTCAGCGGTGCGCACTGGCTGAGTATCAACGGCCAGGACATCTGCCTGAATAGCGGCGAGCAGGCACTCTTGCCCGCCGGTAAACTGCTACTGGAAGGCCATGGCAGGCTGGATCTGCACGGGCAAACCACCGCGGCAACCACCAATACGACGCTGCCGCTGGGTTTTATCTCGATCCACAACCAAACAAGGGAGCTACCATGCAACTGATCGGCATGCTGGACTCACCCTACGTCAGACGGGTGGCCATTTCTCTGCAACTACTGGGGCTGCCACACCAGCACCAGCCGCTGTCGGTATTCCGCCATATGCCGGCCTTCCGCCACATCAACCCTGTGCTCAAGGCTCCCACACTGGTATGTGACGATGGCGAGGTGCTGATGGACTCCAGCCTGATCCTGGACTACCTCGACCTGCACGTGCCGCCGGCGCAGCGGCTACTGCCGGCCAGCTTGCCGGCA is a window encoding:
- a CDS encoding exonuclease domain-containing protein, whose translation is MLFEQPCAIVDLETTGGHITRDRVTEVGVILVDGEHVERFDFLVNPGQTIPAFIEQMTGISNDMVATAPPFADIAPALLEKLQGRLFIAHNVRFDYGFLKNEFKRVGLSFRSDVLCTVKLSRRLYPQHYKHNLDSIIARHGIVLAERHRALADAEAVYQFLRQTTASLGQGVVEDAARELMALPSVPPGLAPEVVDNLPDVPGVYLFFDEKRLPLYVGKSVNLRTRVLSHFSGDHRQHKEMRISQEIRHVEWVETIGEFGALLLELQLIKDKKPLHNQRGRLEQELCTLQLADGADGFLLPRIVYARDVDFARLDAIYGLFRTQKEAKKALGELCEANGLCQTCLQLEKRGARKGACFAYQIGRCKGACIGREDAANHNIRLLHALGKVKLKSWPYAGMIAVRETDPVSGQWEEHLFERWCYLGSRRSEQAAPQGTPRFDVDTYKLLAAFIKKPMENTELRELA
- a CDS encoding 3'-5' exonuclease, whose translation is MKITRHLPKDEIKALPPFAGLTLSQITLVQDEAGLLAAVAALQAHDVLGFDTESRPTFHKGQKPTGPHLVQLASADHGWLFPLGEGPMPAPLAALLSRPGLTLAGFDLSSDRAHLKNRFGVTDLNLLDLGNLFQCEDKRLTIGAVQAVAQLFGQYFRKSKKQSTSNWSLRALSEAQQLYAANDAWVAWRVWQALQGT
- a CDS encoding LysR substrate-binding domain-containing protein translates to MKNLPPLTALRSFEAVARLGSITRAAEELHVTHSAISQQIRLLEDLLGITLFVREGRGLRLTEEGRIYALQIRSGLAELGEATRLIQARPREGDLAVAVLPSFGAQWLLPRLHRFQALHPHYRVSIRASLDILDLRQGLVDVGIRIGQGNWEGLQQLRLFDDQLLMVAAPGFNAGRLPQTPQQVMAGPLIRSVESWQPWCQLAGIEEPGEALLWINDSNLILEMVRQGQGITLERRSLVQRDLDTGRLVQVTDIVAPYPHPCWLVWPPRESARHKQEVFAAWIQQEVADYLAALPAGSGPATR